The genomic region GCATATATTTTGGGTCGTGATAGTGAATCCTCCTGCAGCGTTCGACTCATGCCTTGCCTTATTCTGCGCGGTTTATGAAGGCTTATTTCCTCTGCTTGAGGCGGTTATTGTAATTATCTTCTTCGAGACaaaatataagtaacttGGTTCCAAGCAAACTTTTATACTTTGAGCTTGTATCTCCAGTGCATCTCGTGCCCTGCCGCTACAAACGCCTTGCTGGTTCATTTAGGCATCATCTGATTTCATATCATCTGATGAGTCTCAGCCTTAGGGTGCATTCACGTTTCAAAAAGCTTTCTCCAACTCAATCATGGCTGCAGTGATGGGACCGAACCCGCCACCTCCATTCAACTCTCACAGCCAAATGCCGGACATCAAAGACGCAATAAAAGCAGCCAGTCCAAGGACAGCGGAGCTATTAAGCCTGCTAGAACAAACGAAACATATTCGCACGGATCTTTCTCTACAACAAAAGATCGTTTCAGACCTCGAGTCACAATTATCAGAGTCTAACCGAAAACTGGATGGATTAGATCGCAAACGTTTAGCTGACCTTGAGTCGCATAAGAAATACCGCGATGGCCATGTAATGAAATTTCTTTACAGAGCCAGCGGTAAAGAGAACTCATTTACAGGTCAGGCTGAGAGGGAGGAGCAGAATTACCACAACACACTTCAACAGGCGCATCTGGCATCAGAGCACAACTCGAGTGTCAAGGCTAGACTGGATGAAGAACTTCggaaaaagaaagatctCAACCAGAGCATGCAGGGTTACCTAGATCTGCAAAAGCAGCTGGACGATATCTACGATGATATCTTTTCAGGCCCAACGCCAGAATTTCCCGAAGAGGATGCAAAGGAACAGCAGAGCAATGATGCATTATCTGTCTATGTTGCGACAAAGACAGCCCTCGAACTACATGAAAAAGCGCTAGATCTGCTCGAGCAAGCGACAGCGACAATGACTGCTGGACTGCAACAGGTCGACAAGGCTCTGCAATCGGGAGACATGAATCATCTCCGGGCTCTGAATAAGGGCAGGGAACTTGTTCAGCAGAGTAAGACAACAGTTGATCAGCTAGTACAGCTTGGTGCGGATGTGATTGAGCTGCCGCCCGAGGCCAATCCCCGCACTATGGAGGTCACATCTAACCTGGGCGATGTCTGGGGAAAGGTAGATATCACTGGTGGGAGACAGGAGGTGGCGCGGTGCACAGCGGCTTTGAACAACTGCTTGAGTCAGGCGAAAGAGAGGAAGTATTACTTGAGTAAAGAGCTCAAGAGGAAGGgtgaagagatggatgaagCCCGGACGGAGTTGCAGAAGATTAGAAAGGCTATCTTTGAAGAGGTCATGGGTGATGATTTAGTCAAAGGGTCATAGACTGGCGTACCATTCGCAATAGATACATGGAAGATTAGACTCAACTCAGATCTCGGTTGATAGAGGGTCTTTAACCCACAATTAGAAAGCATTGTTCAGCATCCTCAAAGTTGAGGTTGTCATCTAAAGGAATGCTTGTGATTCGTCTTTTCGGCAACGGTCGCTTAAGTAGCCCAGCCTTTGACAGCTATGGGTCTAATGTCAATGACACAATGCCAAGAATTGACAGCGGTTGATTAATTTCTTAGTGTCTGTGCAAAAGACTACTAGGCTTTTCAGGTGAAGCTCCCTTGAGGTTCGACAAATCTGGAGGACCCTTCAACATTGCAAgatatttactttttaggaAATCTTTCATCGAGTAGGCCGCAGGCTCTATATCTCTCCCTTAATCAAGCCAAAACTTCGAGCAATTCACTGTAAAAGCTGCCAGTTTACTCGTAAATTGTCATCTCGTTTCTGTCAAGTGGCTTTCCCTTCTGAATGTCACCGTCCAAGACATGCGTCTTTCATTCCCACAGTATAGAGTCTTCTAGACAGGTCCCCTTTCTCAAAAAGGAAACCAAATCGTCAGGGACCGTTTTTCGCCAAATATAAACGATTATTGAGACCCTTGGGGACTTTGACGGGTGCGTGGCCCAGGGTCACCATTTCCATTCTGGGGAATAGCTTCAGAATGATGATTCATGACTTTGCGCCAGGACCAGGGGTTTGGCGCTCGGCTCTCCAAACACTAAAGAAGCTTATATCAAAAGCTGAATGCGAAGGGTCCTGCCGTAGGATTTAAAGATCCAACGTCAACCGCTGAAGAATGTTGTGTTGCATTTGACTATTTCGTGATTATCAAGTATTAGCTTTGAAATTTCACTCATCGTCACCATGAGCAGCTCTGGTATGTTCACAATTGCACTGGACATGAGATACCTAAATACTGACAAGACTTAGGAGAACGCCCAATTGATGGCTATGTCGACCCAAACTTTCCCAACCCTGACGGCGAATGGGATACGCCTGTAATCATTTATGGTTACACACCCGCATTCTCTCTCGCCGTTTTCGCAGCAGCCTGGTTCGCCCTCTTCCTCGTTGTTCACCTGGTTCAGACAATCCGCTTTCGCAGCTGGTACTTTATCACATTCCCGATCGGTCTTCTCTTTGAGATCGTGGGCTATGTTGCTCGCTCGCTCTCAGCCAAGAAGGATCCGTACCATCTGCTGTACTTTATCCTCAActacttcttcatcgtcacgGCGCCTGTGTTCCTTGCCGCGGGCGTGTATACTATCCTCTCCGCACTAATTCCCCGGCTCGGAAGACGATATTCATTCTTGCCACCAAAGTTTATTCTTTGGTTCTTCATCACTTCTGATGTTATTGCTACTGTTGTGCAGATCACCGGTGCTGCTCTGATTGGTGTAAGACAGTCGAACCGTGATGATCCAACGGACGCCAATAATATTCTTCTCGGAGGTTTGGCATACCAGGTTTTCTCCCTCGGTGTGTTCGTTATCCTCACGGCTTCATTCCTTTTCCGTGCTCGAAGGGAGGTTAGTTCGCGcggcaagaagctcagctTGTTCTGCGTTGCTTTCGGAGTGGCTACCATTATGATTTATCTTCGAACCTGCTTCCGTCTGGCAGAGACAGCTGAAGGACTTGGGGGACATTTGTATTCGAACGAGATCTTCTTTGCTTGTCTGGAGTTTGCTCCTGTGGCACTGGCTGTCTTGCTCTTTGCTATCTGGCATCCCGGAAGATGTGTCGGCAAGAAGGTCAGGGTGCAGGATTTGGAGAAGGAACAGGCACGAGCCCAGGACTTTTAATTTGAGAAAAAGAGATACCCATTGTCAGTTAACTCATAGCAATAATCGTAAATCAAGTTTGTTGGATAGAAACACGATCTTCAGAGGCAGACGGGCATGGACTAGGCCCTGCCTGTAGCTGCCAagcttaggtacctagtggCTGTCTACCCGCTGGAACCGAAACCTTCAGCGGCCGAGCTCCACCTAAGCTCTGGGGTTGCTTACAAC from Fusarium fujikuroi IMI 58289 draft genome, chromosome FFUJ_chr04 harbors:
- a CDS encoding related to YER185w, Rta1p, whose translation is MSSSGERPIDGYVDPNFPNPDGEWDTPVIIYGYTPAFSLAVFAAAWFALFLVVHLVQTIRFRSWYFITFPIGLLFEIVGYVARSLSAKKDPYHLLYFILNYFFIVTAPVFLAAGVYTILSALIPRLGRRYSFLPPKFILWFFITSDVIATVVQITGAALIGVRQSNRDDPTDANNILLGGLAYQVFSLGVFVILTASFLFRARREVSSRGKKLSLFCVAFGVATIMIYLRTCFRLAETAEGLGGHLYSNEIFFACLEFAPVALAVLLFAIWHPGRCVGKKVRVQDLEKEQARAQDF